Proteins co-encoded in one Papaver somniferum cultivar HN1 chromosome 5, ASM357369v1, whole genome shotgun sequence genomic window:
- the LOC113280978 gene encoding HIPL1 protein-like yields MGEATTFLLVLSCLQPFLLSSAANNETPPRQPKGICLEKIANGSYLDMAAHPDGSNRVFLANIHGKIWLATVPEQGFGEEILIVDESSPFLDITDTVHVESELGLLSIAFHPKFAQNGRFFASYNCDNAKWFGCYGRCSCNTDVNCDPSKLSPRNGAKPCQYHSVVSEFTANGSSLSDPSLVIRANPTEVRRIFTMGLAYTTFHGGQILFGPDGYLYLTTGDNEARTDPYNFAQNKKSLLGKILRFDIDKIPSKCKRNKFERWGNYSVPNDNPYNDDKELLPEIWSIGLSNPWRCSFDSDRPSYFLCGDCGQDKYEEVNLITKGGNYGWRDYKGTTFADPANFTKEENRTISTEKYIPPVMGYAHSSVNANEGSAAITGGYFYRSKTDPCMYGRYLYADLYGSGMWIGTETPINSGNFSTSEISFGCAYDSALQCNFAEESPLPSVGYLFSMGTDNKNDVFLLTNNGILRIVRPSRCNHTCSLENITDSRNSYLMHPSCNSGRIPQTKLLILFPSLGLLLFFMIVIL; encoded by the exons ATGGGTGAAGCAACTACTTTCCTCTTGGTTTTGTCTTGCTTGCAACCGTTTCTTCTCTCATCAGCTGCTAATAATGAAACTCCTCCACGACAACCAAAAGGTATATGCCTTGAGAAAATTGCAAATGGATCCTACCTTGACATGGCTGCTCATCCTGATGGATCCAATCGTGTTTTCCTGGCCAACATACATGGTAAGATTTGGTTAGCAACAGTTCCTGAACAAGGATTTGGAGAAGAAATACTTATCGTCGATGAATCCAGTCCATTTTTAGATATAACGGATACAGTACATGTTGAGAGTGAGCTTGGTCTTCTGAGTATCGCATTCCATCCGAAATTTGCACAAAACGGGCGATTCTTTGCCTCTTATAATTGTGATAACGCTAAATGGTTTGGTTGTTATGGAAGATGTTCGTGCAATACAGATGTTAACTGTGACCCTTCAAAGTTAAGTCCTCGAAATGGAGCCAAGCCTTGCCAGTATCACTCGGTTGTTTCAGAATTTACTGCTAATGGCAGTTCATTATCAGATCCATCCTTG GTAATAAGAGCTAATCCAACAGAAGTGAGAAGGATCTTCACCATGGGGCTTGCGTATACAACATTTCATGGAGGCCAAATCCTATTTGGACCTGATGGGTATTTATACTTAACGACCGGGGATAATGAAGCTAGAACTGATCCTTACAATTTTGCACAGAACAAGAAATCACTGCTGGGAAAGATTCTCAGGTTTGACATTGATAAAATACCCAGTAA GTGCAAAAGAAACAAGTTCGAGCGGTGGGGAAATTATTCTGTTCCCAATGACAACCCTTATAATGATGACAAAGAGTTGCTGCCTGAAATTTGGTCAATAGGCCTTAGCAATCCTTGGCGATGTAGTTTCGATTCTGACAGACCTTCTTACTTTCTTTGTGGAGATTGTGGGCAG GATAAATATGAGGAGGTGAATCTCATCACCAAGGGTGGAAACTACGGATGGCGAGATTACAAGGGTACAACTTTCGCTGATCCTGCAAACTTTACCAAAGAAGAAAACAGAACTATTAGCACCGAAAAATATATCCCCCCTGTAATGGGATATGCGCATTCTAGTGTAAATGCGAACGAAGGATCTGCAGCTATTACAGGTGGTTACTTCTATCGGTCCAAAACTGATCCATGCATGTATGGAAG GTACTTGTACGCGGATTTGTATGGGAGTGGTATGTGGATAGGCACAGAAACCCCAATAAATAGTGGGAATTTCAGTACTTCTGAAATTTCCTTTGGCTGTGCTTATGACTCTGCGCTGCAGTGTAACTTTGCCGAAGAAAGTCCATTACCTAGTGTGGGTTACTTATTCTCAATGGGTACGGATAACAAGAACGATGTTTTTTTGTTAACAAATAATGGTATTTTGAGAATTGTTCGTCCTAGTCGATGTAATCATACTTGCTCACTGGAAAATATTACAGATTCTCGGAACTCATATCTTATGCATCCATCTTGCAACAGTGGCAGAATTCCACAGACGAAGTTGTTGATTTTGTTCCCATCTTTGGGTTTGTTACTTTTTTTTATGATTGTAATCTTATAA